Genomic segment of Nitrospinota bacterium:
TATGTGCCCGGCGTAAGGGGAAAAATAGACCACCTGGAAGCGGCAACACCCAAGACCTTCCTGAGATATACAAGACATCTTGGCGGCTCTTCATTCGGTACAAAATTCGAAGGGCTCGAGATAAGCAACTCGCTTCCCAATATGGTAGGGGGGCTCTTCTTTACCGGCTCTGTAGGTATTATCATGTCGGGATGGTTAGGGGCGGCCAATTACGGTGTTATAATCTCAAATGATGTTGACAAATATATGGGGAAACTAGGTGTTTGATTTTTCCGGTTATACGGTAATAGTTACCGGCGGAACAAGGGGGATCGGCGGAGCCATATCCGAATCGTTTCTCGCTTCCGGAGCCAAGGTGATAGCCATATATGCCGGAAATGAAGCTGGAGCGGAAAATTTCCGAAATAAAAACGCCTCGCATTCCGCAAATCTTGAAACCTTGAAACTCAATGTAGCTGACTATGAAAGCGTTGAGAAGTTTTTTGACAAATTCGAAGAGAAGCATGAAAAGCTTGATGTTCTTGTCAATTGCGCCGGCATCAGGCGGGACTCCATTGTAGGAATGATGAAACCGGCCGACTGGCAGGACGTGATCGATATAAACCTGACCGGGACTTTCAACATGTCGAAATTCTCCGTACTGCAGATGATGCGCAAAAAACAGGGGAGGATCATCAATATCACAAGTCCAAGCGGACGAATCGGTATTGAAGGGCAGGCAAACTACGCCGCTTCCAAGGCCGGACAGGTAGCATTTACCAAATCGCTTTCAAAGGAGACCGCATCGAGGAAGATAACCGTTAATTGCGTCAGTCCCGGATTCATAGAGACTGACCTGATAGCCGATCTTCCGGAACAGGCGCGTGAAGATTATAAAAAGATCATTCCTCTGCGACGCTTTGGAACTCCTGGTGAAGTTGCCCCTGCCGTTCTCTTTCTCGCTTCAAAGGAGGCATCCTATATCACCGGCACCGTACTTGAAGTGAGCGGCGGATTATAGATGGAAGATATTTTAAGAGCCATACCTCATCGCCCCCCTTTTCTCTTTCTCGATAGAATCACCGAATCGGGCTCAAATTTCCTGAAAGCGGAAAAGGAGCTGAAACCGGAACTCGATTTCTTCAAGGGGCACTATCCTTCTTTTCCTATCATGCCGGGGGTACTGATCTGCGAGGCGATATTCCAGGCCGGGGCAATACTCCTTTCAAAACTTGTTGAAGCCGGTTCCGACAAGGTGCCGGTGCTTACCAGGATAAAAAACGCCCGGTTTAAAAGGATGGTTCGTCCTGGAGACATACTAAACGTACACACGGAGATCATCGAAAAACTTGGGGAGGTCTTTTTCATGCGCGGGAAAGCGCTCGTTGGGGGGAAGACCGCCGTAGACGTGGAATACGCTTGCACACTTGCCATGATGGAAGGTGCTAACGAATGAGCTTTCTCGGATTTGAAGGGAAGAATTACCTGATTTTCGGCGTAGCAAACAAAAAGAGCGTCGCTTATCACATCGCCGATATCATACGGAGGGAAGGTGGAAACCTCTACCTCTCCGTGCAGGATGAAGAGAAAAAAAATGCCGCGGAAAAACTCTTCCCAGAAGCCAAGATATTTACCTGCAACGTATCAGATGAAAATGACATTACTCGCCTCGCACGCGAAGTAAAGGATGCGGCCGGATCGGTACACGGTATTGTCCACTCCGTGGCTTTCGCCAATTTTTCCGAAGGGATAAAATCGTTTCACGAAACCGTGAAAAAGGATTTCCAGGAAGCGCTTGATATCTCCTGCTTTTCGCTTATCACGATAGCGAATGCTTTCAAGGATATCATTGACGCGAAAGGCTCCGTGGTAACGATCTCAATCTCCACCACGCGCATGGCATCGGAGAATTATGGCTACATGGCCCCTATAAAGGCCGCGCTTGATTCCTCCCTCGCTTTTCTCGCGAAAAGCTTCAGCCATTTCAGCGAAGTGAGGTTCAACGCCGTCGGCCCCGGATTATTGAAAACTTCAGCCTCAGCGGGGATACCAGGCTACGTTGATTCTTACCTGTACGCGCAGAATATGACTCTAAGAAAGCGCGCAGTGGAGACGCGCGAAGCAGCAAACGTAGCCGCGTTCCTCCTTAGCGATGCGTCGAGCGGAGTAACTACGCAGAAAATAGTCGTAGACGGCGGGATGGACACCAACTATTTCGACAAGGATACGATAAAAAAAGTACTTGAATAACCCTCAAGGGACATCCCCTCCCCCTGACCGTTTCCCATCTTGGCGCCTCCTGCCGGCATGACAGCCGCTTTTCGTGGGGGTAATTTCCCTTCAAGACAGGGAGTGAATCCTCCGATATACTAGGGATGAAAACAGGGGGTAAACATGGACAAAGGGAATGCCGGGAAACCAAGCGTGAGCGCAGTTATACTCACATGGAACCGCAGGGAGGATCTCGCGCAAACGCTTGATATTCTATCGACTGACCCCTACGAAAACCTGGAAATTATCGTGATAGACAATAACTCAACCGACGATACCGATAAAATGGTCACGGGGCGCTTTCCTGCCGTAAGCTACCTGAAGCTGGAAGATAATGTCGGAATCGCCGGTTATAACATCGGCTTTAAAAAGGCGGCCGGAGAGTATATTGTCGCATTTGATTCCGATTCCTATCCTCACCGTGACGCTATAGGCAAAATGGTAAAACTTTTCGATGAGAACAGGGACGCGGGGGTTGTAGCTTTTGATGTCCACTCTCCCACCCAGACCGCCTTAAATGCCGACATAAAGGACAACTCGGTAAACGAGATAGTTGGATATCACGGAGCAGGCGTAGGTTTTCGGCGCGAGGTGTTCCGGGATGCTGGATACTGGTTTGAGCCTTTTTTCCTCTATTTCAATGAGATGGATCACGCAATGCGGGTTTCCAGAGCCGGATACAAAATCATTCGAACCCCTTCTATCCGAGCGTTCCATAAATCGAGTATCTCATCCAGGCCATCCGCCAACGGCCCCTACTATTACGTTCGGAACGCGCTATGGCTCGCATGGAGAAACTATCCTCTCTTCCCGATGTTCTGGACTACCCTTCATATCATTTACATGGCGGTTTCGGAAGCGTTCAATCAGCACACCTTTATATACATAAAAGCCCTATACGACGCTTTCGTGCGTATAGACGAAATAATTGCGTCCAGGGATCCTTTGAAAACGGAACTTTTCAGGAAAACTCGTGTCCCTCTCAGTCTCGCATTTTCCAGGTGGGGATAATGAACACATTGGTATTTAAATCGGCTTCAATGGAGCGGCTGGACTCTCTTCTTGACAAGTTGATCGCGGAAAAGAAGGATGACGACAGGATAGACGTCCTGACACATTCACACTGGGGTGAAACTATAAAGGCAAACTACCCCGCCTGCAATGTGATCAATTACCCTTATTCTGAAAATTTCAGCAGGAAATCGGTTTTAACCCTTGTCAGCGATGAAACTTTGCTCCCCGAATATGACCAAGTCATCGTCCTGTTGTCCAACTTGACCGGAAAAGGACACCATAATGTTTTGATGGCGGCAGAGGTTTTCGGGAAAACAGTCCTTTCATTCAATACAAACTCAGAGTTTTCCCACATTTCCCTTTTACGCATTCATACGGATAATATAAAACGTGCCACTTTATTCCCGTTTGTAATTTCTGGTACACT
This window contains:
- a CDS encoding glycosyltransferase family 2 protein, with product MDKGNAGKPSVSAVILTWNRREDLAQTLDILSTDPYENLEIIVIDNNSTDDTDKMVTGRFPAVSYLKLEDNVGIAGYNIGFKKAAGEYIVAFDSDSYPHRDAIGKMVKLFDENRDAGVVAFDVHSPTQTALNADIKDNSVNEIVGYHGAGVGFRREVFRDAGYWFEPFFLYFNEMDHAMRVSRAGYKIIRTPSIRAFHKSSISSRPSANGPYYYVRNALWLAWRNYPLFPMFWTTLHIIYMAVSEAFNQHTFIYIKALYDAFVRIDEIIASRDPLKTELFRKTRVPLSLAFSRWG
- the fabG gene encoding 3-oxoacyl-ACP reductase FabG gives rise to the protein MFDFSGYTVIVTGGTRGIGGAISESFLASGAKVIAIYAGNEAGAENFRNKNASHSANLETLKLNVADYESVEKFFDKFEEKHEKLDVLVNCAGIRRDSIVGMMKPADWQDVIDINLTGTFNMSKFSVLQMMRKKQGRIINITSPSGRIGIEGQANYAASKAGQVAFTKSLSKETASRKITVNCVSPGFIETDLIADLPEQAREDYKKIIPLRRFGTPGEVAPAVLFLASKEASYITGTVLEVSGGL
- a CDS encoding SDR family oxidoreductase — translated: MSFLGFEGKNYLIFGVANKKSVAYHIADIIRREGGNLYLSVQDEEKKNAAEKLFPEAKIFTCNVSDENDITRLAREVKDAAGSVHGIVHSVAFANFSEGIKSFHETVKKDFQEALDISCFSLITIANAFKDIIDAKGSVVTISISTTRMASENYGYMAPIKAALDSSLAFLAKSFSHFSEVRFNAVGPGLLKTSASAGIPGYVDSYLYAQNMTLRKRAVETREAANVAAFLLSDASSGVTTQKIVVDGGMDTNYFDKDTIKKVLE
- the fabZ gene encoding 3-hydroxyacyl-ACP dehydratase FabZ, with the translated sequence MEDILRAIPHRPPFLFLDRITESGSNFLKAEKELKPELDFFKGHYPSFPIMPGVLICEAIFQAGAILLSKLVEAGSDKVPVLTRIKNARFKRMVRPGDILNVHTEIIEKLGEVFFMRGKALVGGKTAVDVEYACTLAMMEGANE